From a region of the Dictyoglomus sp. genome:
- a CDS encoding NAD(P)/FAD-dependent oxidoreductase — translation MKTDVVVIGGGAGGLSASLSAYKEGVDVILVEREERIGGILNQCIHNGFGLHYFKQELTGPEYAEIFIDMLKKTNIKVLSNSFLYSIDEKEKKIYIVTPHGIKDIETKAIIIATGARERPFGSLLIPGKRLSGIFTAGVAQKYINILNIFPGKRALILGSGDIGLIMARRLTLEGVEVVGVVERLPYPGGLLRNVIQCLEDYKIPLYLSSTVTEVRGKGRLEEVVVARVDENFNPIPGSEKIFKVDTLILSVGLIPNTELLEDKVEIDKTSRGFSVNNLGQTSLDFVFASGNCTIIYDLVDYVTYEGEKVGKYASLYVKGQRFGKRIPIKKGKNIGILYPNYYTPIEDLTLYLRVRKPMERGILKIGTFEKEYKDLVPSEILRVHIPEKYIKNLKEIEVCIKEEKFYV, via the coding sequence ATGAAAACTGATGTGGTAGTAATAGGAGGTGGAGCAGGAGGTCTTTCTGCTTCCCTTTCTGCCTATAAAGAGGGGGTAGATGTTATTCTTGTAGAAAGAGAAGAAAGAATTGGGGGAATATTAAACCAATGTATTCATAATGGATTTGGCCTCCATTATTTTAAACAAGAATTAACAGGACCAGAGTATGCAGAAATATTTATAGACATGTTGAAAAAAACTAATATAAAAGTCCTTTCAAACTCTTTTCTATATTCGATTGACGAAAAGGAGAAAAAAATATACATTGTCACTCCTCATGGGATAAAGGATATAGAAACGAAGGCTATAATAATTGCCACAGGAGCAAGAGAAAGACCATTTGGAAGTCTTTTAATTCCTGGAAAAAGACTTTCTGGAATATTTACTGCAGGAGTTGCCCAGAAATATATAAATATTTTAAATATCTTCCCAGGCAAAAGAGCCCTAATATTAGGATCAGGAGATATTGGACTTATAATGGCAAGAAGACTTACCTTGGAAGGAGTAGAGGTTGTAGGAGTTGTAGAAAGGCTTCCTTACCCTGGTGGACTTTTAAGAAATGTAATTCAGTGTCTTGAAGATTATAAAATTCCATTATACTTATCCTCAACGGTAACAGAGGTTAGAGGAAAGGGAAGATTAGAGGAAGTAGTAGTAGCAAGAGTTGATGAAAATTTTAATCCCATACCTGGGAGTGAAAAAATTTTTAAAGTAGATACTCTTATCCTTTCTGTTGGACTTATACCTAATACTGAACTCCTTGAAGACAAGGTAGAAATAGATAAGACCAGTAGAGGATTCTCTGTTAATAATTTAGGGCAAACTTCTTTAGATTTTGTCTTTGCTTCAGGAAATTGTACCATAATTTATGATCTTGTAGATTATGTAACCTATGAGGGAGAAAAAGTAGGAAAATATGCAAGCTTATATGTTAAAGGACAAAGATTCGGAAAGAGGATTCCAATTAAAAAGGGAAAAAACATTGGTATTTTATATCCTAATTATTATACTCCAATAGAGGACTTAACACTATATCTTCGAGTAAGAAAGCCTATGGAAAGGGGAATTTTAAAGATTGGAACTTTTGAAAAAGAATATAAAGATCTAGTTCCCAGCGAGATATTAAGAGTACATATCCCTGAAAAGTATATAAAAAATTTAAAGGAAATAGAAGTCTGCATAAAGGAGGAGAAATTTTATGTTTAA